The Polyangium aurulentum genomic interval GTCGCAGGGGGCGGCGAGGACGCGCTCGTCGGGCAAGCCCGCCTCGCGCAAGGCGTCGGCGGCGGCGGCGATCTTGTCGGCCTTGCGGCCGCAGATGGCGACCGAAGCGCCGAGGGCGCCCATCTCGCGGGCGCAGGCGAGGCCGATGCCGCTGCCACCGCCCGTGACGATGGCGACCTGTCCCTGGAAGAGGCCGGGGGCGAAGAAGGATCGGGCGTCGTTCACGAAGCGCGTTTACACCGGACCGCGCGCCGTGGCCAGGACGAGGCGGCGTCCCCCGTCCGCGAGGGGCGCGGGGATGGCCACGCGCGCGGAAGAAAAGTCTTGATTTCGCATGGATGCCGCGGAAACCCTCGCCCGTGCCGAGGCCGATGCCGTCCGCTCACGCGACGATCGGCTCGACGGCTCGTGGGTGGTGGCGCCGAGGAGGTTCCCTCGGGGGAGAGAACCAGCGGCGTGCGCCGCTTCGAGCTTCTGGCCACGACGCGCGATCGGCCAGAAGAAACGAGGTTCTGCCATGGTTCGTTCACGCAAGACGCTCTTCCCCGCGCTTCTCCTCTCGCTCTGCGCCGCGTGCGGCGGGGGGGACGACCAGCCCCCGACCCCGACGGGCTCGGCTTCCCATTGCCCCGCGCCGCCCGACGGAGGGAAGTGGACCTTCCCCGACCCCGTCGATCCCAACAACGAGATGCAGCCCGATCCGGGCTTCGAGGGGGCCATCGGGAACACGCCCCAGGGGTGGGGGCACGTCGAATGGGACGGCGCGAGCTACTCGGCCGGGGCCGAGAAGATGCTCGTTCACGGCGGCAGCCAGGCCTACTGGTACAAGCGGATCGGGACGGGGAGCTCGCGCATTTACTGCACGCCCGGGTTCGAGCTCGACCATACGTATGCGATCAAGCTCTTCGCCCGCGCCGACGCGGCCACCAAGATCCAGGTCTCCGTCATGAGCACGAAAGAAGGGACCCCGGAGGAGGCGCGCACCGTCGCCATTGGCCCGGACGGGTGGACCGAGATCAATCTCGAGGTCGTCTATCCGAAGCGGACCGAAGGCACCCTCTGGGTGGTGCCCGTCGATTCGGACGTGCGCATCGTCCTCGACGACGTGAGCATCAGGGACATCTCGCCGGAGCCCGATTACACGCCGGTGCTCACGAGCGAGATCCGGCCCGAGCAAATCGGGATCCACGTGAACAAGTGGGGCTTGCACAACGCGATCCCCGACGCCGGGCAGGGCCTCGTTCGCCTGCACGATACCGGGACGTCGTGGAACGTCCTCGAGCCCACGAAGGGAGACTGGGAAAACGCTCACACCGACAGGCTCGATTACCTGCTCGACAACATCGAGAAGATCCCCGGCGGCCCCGAGGTGATCTTCGAGCTCGGGCTCACGCCCGCGTGGGCCGCCCAGGACAAGGCGCTCGGCATCCAGTCTCCCCCCGCGAACGCGGCCGATTTCGCGAATTACGTGAAGTACGTCGCGAAGCTCCACCAGGGGCGAATGCGCTACTGGGAGCTGTGGAACGAATACAACCAGCCCGAGTTCTGGAAGGGCACGCAAGCGCAGATGGTCGAGCTCGCCAAGGTCGCGAGAGCCGCGCTCATTGCCGCCGATCCCGAAAACCGCCTCCTGTCGCCGAGCGTGACCGTCAGTCGAATCACCGACATCGGCGGGTTCCTCGACGCGGGCGGCGGCGAGCACGTCGACATCATGACCTTCCACGCCTATTTCACGGCAAAGCCCGAGGCATTGCGATCCGTCATTCGCAACGTTCGCCGCATGCTCGCCGAGCGCGGCGTCGACAAACCGCTCTGGAACACCGAGGGAGGCCTCGGCTGCGACGCCATCTCGATGGACTGCGCCGAGCCCGAGGCCGCACTCACCGACGCGCAGGTCCGCGGGGCCATCGCGCGCAGCTTGATCGTGCAGCGCGCCGAGGGCGTCGAGAGCTTCTCCTATTACCTGTGGGATCGCTGGAAGAAGAAGGACGATGGCTCGAGCGGCGAGCCGAAGGACTGGACCGTGAACATGTCCCTCGTGCACGAGGATTTCGAGACCCCCACCGTCTCCGGGATCGCCTTCCGCACGGTGGCCGGCTGGCTCGTCGGCGCGCGCTTCGTGAGCGGCAAGCGCCTCGCCGACGGCACGTTCCTCTACGAGATCGCCCGCGCCGGCGGCTACCGAGGGTTCATCGCATGGAACCCGGACAAACAGGTCCCCCTCCCCTTCGGGGCAGATTGGGGAATCACGACGGCCCGCCACACCGACGGCAGCTCCGAGGACGTGGACGGCTGCACGGTGGACGTGACGGAAGATCCGGTCCTGCTCGAGAACCGCGCTCCATGAGAGGGCGGGGCGGGCGTTCGAGCGCGCACCGCCCTCGGCCCTCCTCTCGGCATGCCCTTCCGCTCCTCCCCCCTTCCGTGCCATGGTCCGCGCGTGCCCTGGGTTCGAGCGCTCCTCCGAGGTCAGAAGATCTACGCCCGTGCCGACGAAGCCGGCCAGCTCGTCGCCGACGGCGGGCGCGTCGAGATCCGCTACAAGCCAAACGACGGCCGCAAGTACGGCGCCCGCGCGGACAACCTGAAGGTCGTCCCCGGCGAGATCCTCCCCGACGACGCCTGCGGCCCCGCCGAGGTCGTCGAGAAGAAGGAAAAGGCCGAGGGCGAAGCCAAGAAGGCCGCGCCCGCAGGTCGCAGAGCCCCGGGCACCTCCGAGGAGCGCAAGGCCGCCGCCGCCAAGGCGCACCAGGCGGCCGAGCCCCCCGCCGCAGGGCACGTGATCGCCTACGCCGACGGCGCGTGCACCGGCAACCCGGGCCCCGCGGGGCTCGGGGTCGTGGTGGTGCAGGACGGCGCGCCGCGCGTGAAGCTGAGCGAGTACCTCGGGCAGGGCACCAACAACATCGCCGAGCTCACCGCCATCCTGCGCGCCCTCGCCGAGGCACCCGATCCCGCCCAGCCCATGACCATCTACACCGACAGCCAGTACGCGATCGGCGTGTTGCAGAAGGGCTGGAAGGCGAAAGCGAACACGGAGCTGGTCGCCGAGGTGAAGGAAGCCCTCAAGGCGCGCCGCAACGCGAAGCTCGTCTACGTCCCGGGTCACGCGGGGGTCGCGATGAACGAGCTCGCCGACGAGCTCGCGCGCGAGGCCGTCCGCGCGCGCCGGACCACACGCCCGGCGTGAAGGTGCTCCACCCTCTTCCGGACATTGTACATTGCGCGCCATGAGCGACACGCCGCTTCATCCCCCCGCACGCAGGCCCAAGCCCCTCGTGCTCTGCACCCTCGAAGGCCTCGGCGAGCGCGAGGAGAAGATGGGCAACGCCGTCCGCCTCGCGCGCACGCCGAGCCTCGACGCGCTCGGGGCGAAGAGGCCGCGCGTCGTGCTCAGCGCGACCGGCCCGAACGTCGGGCTCGCTGAGGGGCGCGTGGGATCGAGCGCCATCGCGCACCTCACGCTCGGCGCAGGCCGCCCCCCGCGCACCGAGGCGGCGCGCATCGACGCGCTCATCGCCGACCGCAAGCTCGGCACCAACCCGATCGTCGCGCGGTCGATCTGGATCGCGCAGGACCGCAAGTGCCGCCTGCACCTGTTCGGCGTGATCTCCGAGAGCGGCGTGCACGCGTCGTTCGATCACCTGCGGGCGCTGTTGCACGTGGCCGACATGAACGACGTGAAGGTCGTGCTGCACGCGATCCTCGACGGTCAGGCAGCGCATCCGAAGAGCGCGTCGAGGCACCTCGAGATCCTCCACCACCTGCTCGAGGACAAGGGCGTGATCGGCACGCTCTCGGGGCGTCGGTTCGCGATGGATCGCGACGGGCGCTGGGACCTCGTCAACAAGGCCTACACGGCCATCGTGCGCGGCCATGCCGAGACGCACGAGACGGCCTTCGACGCGCTGCGCATGGGCTACGCCAAGGGCCAGACCGACACGACCTTCGAGCCCGTGCGCATCGGCGACTACGACGGCATCAAGGGCGACTTCATGGCCGATTTCTCGGCCGACAAACCGACCTGGGAGTGGATCGGCGAGGAGGTCGGCTTCGCCTTCGGGCACCGGCCCGACCGCATGCAGCAGCTCTCGGCGATGCTCGTGCGGCGCGGCGTGCCGGCCGAGATCGAGCAGCAGATGCTGACCGATCGAGGCAAGGCGGTGCGCGCGTTCGACGCGCAGTGCTTCCTCGCGATGACCGAGATGAGCCGCGAGCTCGAGGTGCCGCCGGCGTTCGGACCCGAGCCCGTCGACAGCTCGTTCGGCGAGGCGCTCGAGCGCGCGGGGCTCACGCAGATCCGCATCGCGGAGAGCGAGAAGGCGCCGCACGTGACGCGCTTCTTCAGCGGCGGGCGCGACGAGCCCTTCGAGCGCGAGGAGCGCATCCTCGTTCCTTCCCCGCGCGAGGACGTCGAGCCGCACGCGGCCGCGGTGGCCGTCGAGGCCGATCGCACCATCCGCGCCTGCAAGCACGACTTCGTGCTGGTGAACCTCGCGAGCTGCGACCTCGCCGGGCACACGGGCGATCTGAAGACGGCGATCGCGGCCGTCGAGGCGGTCGACGCGGCGGTCGGCGTCATCGCGCGCGCCGTCGAGGATGCGGGCGGCGCGCTCGTGGTCGTCGGGACGCACGGCAACTGCGAGCGCATGCTCGACGACGACGGCAAGCCGCACACGGGGCACACGACGAGCCCGGTGCCGCTCTGGTACGCGAGCGCGGACGACGCGGCAGAGCTTTCGACCGGGAGCCTGTCCGACGTGGCCCCGACGCTGCTCGAGATCCTCGGCATCGCGCCTCCCGCGGCGATGACGGGGCGGTCCTTGCGAATCTCTCGATAGGGGCGATCTTTTGACGGCGCGCTTCGGGCCATATCGGGTCCGCGAGAAGCTCTCCGAGGGCGCCATCGCCGCGCTCTACCGGGCCGAGCACGAGTCGCTCGGTCGCGCGGCGCTGGTGAAGGCGCTCAAGTCGACGCTCGCGCCGGGCTCTCCGCTCGGCGAGGCGCTCGAGCGGGAGGCGCGCGTGCTCGGAAAGCTCTCGCACGAGTCGATCGTGCGGCTCTTCGATCTCGGCAGCGCGGGCGCCGGGGCGTGGATCGCGCTCGAGGAGATCCGCGGCCCGCGCCTGTCCGAGCTGCTCGCGCGCTCTCCGAACAAGCGCCTCGAGCCGCCCGCGGCGACGGCGATCGCGCTCGCGCTCGCGGGTGGGCTCGGGCATGCGCACGCGCGCGGGATCGTGCACAGGAACCTCGGGCCCGACGTGGTGGCGATCGGGCGTGACGGGCGCGTCGTGATCGTCGACTTCGGCGCGGCGCTCGATCGTGCGGTGCCGTCTTCGCCGTCGCCCTTCGACGGCAGCGAGACCTTGTCGGGGCCCGAGTACGCGGCGCCGGAGCAGATCGTGGGCGAGGTGGCGACGCCGCGCTCGGACGTGTTCTCGCTGGGCGTGATGCTCTACGAGATGCTCGCGGGCGTGCGTCCCTGGGAGGGCTGGGGGCGCGGTGATCGCGAGGGGGCGAAGGAGGTCGCGCGGCGGGTGCGCAGCGAGGAGCCGCCTCCGCTCACCGAGCACGGCGTCGATGCGCCGCGAGGGCTCGCGCGGGTGATCGCGCGCTGCCTGGAGAAGAGGCCCGAGGATCGGTTCGAGGACGGCGACGCGCTCGCGGAGGCGCTGGCGGAGGCGCTCGACGAGCAGACGCAGAAGGACGGTCGCGCGCTCGTGACGCGAGCGCTCGCGCGCGCGGGGCTCGGGGAGGAGATCGCCGAGGCGCGGGGGCGGAGAAAGCCCAAGGTCGCGCCGCTCCCGCTGC includes:
- a CDS encoding ribonuclease HI, whose product is MPWVRALLRGQKIYARADEAGQLVADGGRVEIRYKPNDGRKYGARADNLKVVPGEILPDDACGPAEVVEKKEKAEGEAKKAAPAGRRAPGTSEERKAAAAKAHQAAEPPAAGHVIAYADGACTGNPGPAGLGVVVVQDGAPRVKLSEYLGQGTNNIAELTAILRALAEAPDPAQPMTIYTDSQYAIGVLQKGWKAKANTELVAEVKEALKARRNAKLVYVPGHAGVAMNELADELAREAVRARRTTRPA
- the gpmI gene encoding 2,3-bisphosphoglycerate-independent phosphoglycerate mutase; translation: MSDTPLHPPARRPKPLVLCTLEGLGEREEKMGNAVRLARTPSLDALGAKRPRVVLSATGPNVGLAEGRVGSSAIAHLTLGAGRPPRTEAARIDALIADRKLGTNPIVARSIWIAQDRKCRLHLFGVISESGVHASFDHLRALLHVADMNDVKVVLHAILDGQAAHPKSASRHLEILHHLLEDKGVIGTLSGRRFAMDRDGRWDLVNKAYTAIVRGHAETHETAFDALRMGYAKGQTDTTFEPVRIGDYDGIKGDFMADFSADKPTWEWIGEEVGFAFGHRPDRMQQLSAMLVRRGVPAEIEQQMLTDRGKAVRAFDAQCFLAMTEMSRELEVPPAFGPEPVDSSFGEALERAGLTQIRIAESEKAPHVTRFFSGGRDEPFEREERILVPSPREDVEPHAAAVAVEADRTIRACKHDFVLVNLASCDLAGHTGDLKTAIAAVEAVDAAVGVIARAVEDAGGALVVVGTHGNCERMLDDDGKPHTGHTTSPVPLWYASADDAAELSTGSLSDVAPTLLEILGIAPPAAMTGRSLRISR
- a CDS encoding protein kinase domain-containing protein, yielding MTARFGPYRVREKLSEGAIAALYRAEHESLGRAALVKALKSTLAPGSPLGEALEREARVLGKLSHESIVRLFDLGSAGAGAWIALEEIRGPRLSELLARSPNKRLEPPAATAIALALAGGLGHAHARGIVHRNLGPDVVAIGRDGRVVIVDFGAALDRAVPSSPSPFDGSETLSGPEYAAPEQIVGEVATPRSDVFSLGVMLYEMLAGVRPWEGWGRGDREGAKEVARRVRSEEPPPLTEHGVDAPRGLARVIARCLEKRPEDRFEDGDALAEALAEALDEQTQKDGRALVTRALARAGLGEEIAEARGRRKPKVAPLPLPLWPLAQRLLLLFGLLVLGGAAVEGLLREEDVPAAAAGVDEGTERGYLRVLARPWAEVLVDGQFLDVTPIGRPIPVPPGRHYVTFKHPNAPDEKREIRVAAGQTVVLDVTMRIDRPAVDGGADAAADAEASP